Proteins from a single region of Sinorhizobium alkalisoli:
- a CDS encoding cell division protein ZapA translates to MAQVTVTIDGKAYRMACEEGQEDHLSELAARFDRYVGHLRGQFGEIGDLRLTVMAGIMVMDELSEVDRRLNTLEAEVESLKTSRETQVSDQMRNEEAVAAALGEVTAQIHAVVARLNGRPTSAN, encoded by the coding sequence ATGGCACAGGTGACGGTGACGATCGACGGCAAGGCTTACCGGATGGCCTGCGAGGAGGGGCAGGAGGACCATTTGAGCGAACTCGCCGCCAGGTTCGATCGATATGTCGGCCATCTCCGGGGGCAGTTCGGCGAGATCGGCGATCTCAGGCTGACGGTCATGGCGGGCATCATGGTGATGGACGAACTGAGCGAGGTCGACCGGCGGCTGAATACCCTCGAGGCCGAGGTCGAGAGCCTCAAGACGAGCCGCGAGACGCAAGTTTCCGACCAGATGCGCAATGAGGAAGCGGTCGCAGCGGCTCTCGGGGAGGTGACGGCGCAGATCCACGCCGTCGTAGCCAGGCTCAACGGCCGCCCGACGTCCGCCAACTGA
- a CDS encoding DUF4164 domain-containing protein has protein sequence MPAKTVKAAIEELQNAVQSLEIALDGRFDKERDVGEFEDEVRRVNTDRSRLAQELDQSQFRANRLEEVNREVSRRLVTAMETIRAVLDR, from the coding sequence ATGCCGGCAAAGACGGTAAAGGCAGCGATCGAGGAGTTGCAGAACGCAGTCCAATCTCTTGAGATCGCGCTGGACGGCCGTTTTGACAAGGAAAGGGACGTGGGCGAGTTCGAGGACGAAGTGCGGCGGGTCAATACGGACCGGTCGCGTCTGGCGCAGGAGCTCGACCAGTCGCAATTCCGGGCCAACCGCCTGGAAGAAGTCAATCGCGAGGTTTCCCGCCGGCTGGTCACGGCAATGGAGACCATTCGGGCAGTGCTGGATCGCTGA
- the tkt gene encoding transketolase, translated as MISREKHDRMANAIRFLSMDAVEKANSGHPGLPMGAADIATVLFTRYLSFDPKQPNWPNRDRFVLSAGHGSMLLYSLLYLTGYEDITIDEIKNFRQLGSRTAGHPEYGHAAGIETTTGPLGQGLANSVGMAIAERKLRDEFGAELMEHYTYVLAGDGCLMEGISQEAIALAGHLKLNKLIVFWDDNNISIDGPISIADSTDQHARFRACNWHTIAVDGHDPDAIAAAIEEAQKSDKPTMIACKTVIGFGAPNKAGTHKVHGSPLGAEEIAATRKALGWEAEAFTVPSDVLDAWRLAGLRSTKARKEWDERLESAETEKKAQFIRRFAGDLEGSLAPAIGAYKQKLAETRPSPATRKASEDALEVINGVLAETVGGSADLTGSNNTKTSQTHSITPDNFAGRYIHYGVREHGMAAAMNGMALHGGLIPYSGGFLIFSDYCRPSIRLAALMGIRVIHVLTHDSIGLGEDGPTHQPVEHLASLRAIPNLLVFRPADATETAECWQLALESRARPSAIALTRQNLMAVRTEYEEENLCARGAYDLITASDAKVTIFATGSEVEIAVKACQTLTTKGIATRVVSVPCVELFAEQSEDYQRAIIGNSPVKIAVEAGVRQGWDHLIGSDGTFIGMSSFGASGPYKDLYKHFGITPEAVVAAAEAKLS; from the coding sequence ATGATCTCTCGCGAAAAACACGACCGGATGGCGAATGCAATCCGTTTCCTCTCCATGGACGCCGTCGAGAAGGCAAATTCCGGCCACCCCGGCCTTCCCATGGGTGCTGCCGACATAGCAACGGTTCTCTTCACCCGTTATCTGAGCTTCGACCCGAAGCAGCCCAATTGGCCCAATCGCGATCGCTTCGTTCTGTCGGCCGGTCACGGTTCGATGCTGCTCTATTCGCTGCTCTATCTGACCGGTTACGAAGACATCACCATTGACGAGATCAAGAATTTCCGCCAGCTCGGCTCGCGGACGGCCGGCCATCCGGAATATGGCCACGCAGCCGGAATCGAGACGACGACCGGCCCACTCGGCCAGGGGCTGGCCAATTCCGTCGGCATGGCGATCGCCGAACGGAAGCTGCGCGATGAATTCGGAGCCGAGCTGATGGAGCACTACACTTACGTGCTCGCCGGCGACGGCTGTCTGATGGAAGGCATCAGCCAGGAGGCGATCGCGCTTGCCGGTCATCTGAAGCTCAACAAGCTGATCGTCTTCTGGGACGACAACAACATTTCGATCGACGGCCCGATCTCGATCGCCGACTCGACCGACCAGCACGCCCGCTTCCGCGCCTGCAACTGGCACACGATCGCCGTCGACGGCCATGATCCGGATGCGATCGCCGCCGCGATCGAGGAGGCTCAGAAGTCCGACAAGCCGACGATGATCGCCTGCAAGACCGTCATCGGCTTCGGCGCGCCGAACAAGGCAGGCACACACAAGGTGCACGGATCGCCGCTCGGCGCCGAGGAAATCGCCGCGACCCGCAAGGCGCTCGGCTGGGAAGCCGAAGCCTTCACCGTTCCCTCCGACGTCCTGGACGCCTGGCGGCTTGCGGGCCTGCGCTCGACCAAAGCGCGCAAGGAGTGGGACGAACGGCTGGAATCCGCCGAGACCGAGAAGAAGGCGCAGTTCATCCGCCGCTTCGCCGGCGACCTGGAAGGCAGCCTCGCCCCGGCGATCGGCGCCTATAAGCAGAAGCTTGCGGAGACCAGACCGTCTCCGGCCACCCGCAAGGCCTCCGAGGATGCGCTCGAAGTCATCAACGGTGTTCTCGCCGAAACGGTCGGCGGCTCTGCCGACCTGACCGGCTCCAACAACACCAAGACGAGCCAGACCCATTCGATCACCCCGGATAACTTCGCCGGCCGCTATATCCATTACGGCGTGCGCGAGCACGGCATGGCCGCCGCCATGAACGGCATGGCGCTGCATGGCGGCCTCATCCCCTATTCCGGCGGATTCCTGATCTTCTCCGACTATTGCCGCCCGTCCATCCGCCTCGCCGCGCTGATGGGCATCCGCGTCATCCATGTGCTGACGCATGACTCCATCGGCCTGGGCGAAGACGGTCCGACGCATCAGCCCGTCGAACACCTCGCCTCGCTGCGGGCGATCCCAAACCTCCTGGTTTTCCGCCCGGCCGATGCAACGGAGACCGCCGAATGCTGGCAGCTCGCGCTCGAAAGCCGAGCGCGTCCTTCGGCGATCGCACTGACGCGCCAGAACCTGATGGCGGTGCGCACGGAATACGAAGAGGAAAATCTCTGTGCCCGCGGTGCCTATGACCTCATCACCGCCAGCGATGCAAAAGTGACGATATTCGCCACCGGTTCGGAAGTAGAGATCGCGGTGAAGGCATGCCAGACGCTGACGACCAAGGGCATTGCGACGCGCGTCGTTTCCGTTCCCTGCGTCGAGCTCTTTGCCGAGCAGAGCGAGGATTATCAGCGAGCGATCATCGGCAATTCGCCGGTCAAGATCGCGGTCGAAGCCGGTGTGCGCCAGGGCTGGGATCATCTGATCGGCAGCGACGGCACCTTCATCGGCATGTCGAGCTTCGGCGCTTCGGGCCCCTATAAGGACCTCTACAAGCATTTCGGCATCACGCCGGAAGCGGTGGTCGCCGCCGCCGAAGCCAAATTGTCTTGA
- the gap gene encoding type I glyceraldehyde-3-phosphate dehydrogenase has translation MTVKVAINGFGRIGRNVLRAIVESGRTDIEVVAINDLGPVETNAHLLRFDSIHGRFPADVKVEGDAIVINNGKPIKVTAVRNPAELPHKELGVDIAMECTGIFTARDKAAAHLEAGAKRVIVSAPADGADLTVVYGVNHDKLTKDHLVISNASCTTNCLAPVAKVLNDAIGIDHGMMTTIHSYTNDQPSLDQMHKDLYRARAAALSMIPTSTGAAKAVGLVLPELKGKLDGFAMRVPTPNVSVVDLKFVAKRDTTKEEVNAAIKAAAEGPLKGVLGYTLAPNVSVDFNHDPHSSVFHMDQTKVMEGKFVSILTWYDNEWGFSNRMSDTAVALGKLL, from the coding sequence ATGACAGTGAAAGTCGCCATCAATGGTTTTGGCCGCATCGGCCGCAACGTGCTTCGCGCCATCGTCGAATCCGGCCGCACGGATATCGAAGTCGTCGCCATCAACGACCTCGGCCCGGTCGAGACCAACGCCCACCTCCTGCGCTTCGACTCGATCCACGGTCGGTTCCCGGCCGACGTTAAGGTCGAAGGCGACGCGATCGTCATCAACAACGGCAAGCCGATCAAGGTAACGGCCGTCCGCAACCCGGCCGAACTACCGCACAAGGAACTCGGCGTCGACATCGCGATGGAGTGCACCGGCATCTTCACCGCCCGCGACAAGGCTGCCGCCCATCTCGAAGCCGGCGCCAAGCGCGTCATCGTTTCGGCACCGGCCGATGGCGCCGACCTCACCGTCGTCTACGGCGTCAACCATGACAAGCTGACGAAGGATCATCTCGTTATCTCCAACGCATCCTGCACGACCAACTGCCTTGCACCGGTCGCCAAGGTGCTGAATGACGCCATCGGCATCGATCACGGCATGATGACGACGATCCACTCCTATACGAACGACCAGCCGTCGCTCGACCAGATGCACAAGGATCTCTACCGCGCCCGTGCAGCGGCACTGTCGATGATCCCGACCTCGACCGGTGCCGCCAAGGCCGTCGGCCTGGTGCTGCCGGAACTCAAGGGCAAACTCGACGGCTTCGCCATGCGGGTGCCGACCCCGAACGTCTCGGTCGTCGACCTCAAGTTCGTCGCCAAGCGCGACACGACGAAGGAAGAGGTCAATGCCGCGATCAAGGCTGCGGCCGAAGGTCCGCTCAAGGGCGTTCTCGGCTATACGCTCGCCCCGAACGTCTCGGTCGACTTCAACCACGATCCGCATTCCTCGGTCTTCCACATGGACCAGACCAAGGTCATGGAAGGCAAGTTCGTGTCGATCCTGACCTGGTACGACAACGAATGGGGCTTCTCCAACCGTATGTCGGACACGGCAGTCGCTCTCGGCAAGCTCCTTTAA
- a CDS encoding putative glycolipid-binding domain-containing protein, with protein MFRALSSTTVRWRPLEGEGLEHLTLRASNASFGAAIRAESVVIGERDSVAYGVRYRIDCDAGWRVTALTVETMDGRSLHLLSDGSGHWRTAEGAALPRFDGCIDVDLAGTPFTNTLPIRRLGLDSRFGTVTLRMLYVPFDTFEPSVDGQRYTCIEDGRLYRYAADDLSFTADLPVDEDGLVIDYPTLFGRLSPETI; from the coding sequence ATGTTCCGGGCCCTTTCCTCAACGACGGTACGCTGGCGTCCGCTCGAGGGGGAGGGGCTCGAGCATCTGACACTCAGAGCTTCGAATGCATCTTTCGGCGCGGCAATACGCGCCGAAAGCGTCGTAATCGGCGAGCGCGATAGCGTGGCTTATGGGGTGCGCTATCGGATCGACTGCGATGCCGGCTGGCGCGTGACCGCATTGACGGTCGAGACGATGGACGGGCGCAGCCTGCACCTGCTGTCCGACGGCAGCGGCCATTGGCGAACGGCCGAGGGTGCCGCCCTCCCCCGCTTCGACGGCTGCATCGACGTGGACCTTGCCGGCACGCCCTTCACCAACACTCTGCCGATTCGCCGGCTGGGACTCGACAGCCGGTTCGGTACCGTGACGCTCAGGATGCTCTATGTGCCCTTCGACACGTTCGAACCGAGCGTCGACGGACAGCGCTATACCTGCATTGAAGACGGCAGGCTGTATCGCTACGCGGCGGACGATTTGAGCTTCACCGCCGACCTGCCGGTCGACGAGGACGGCCTCGTCATCGACTATCCCACTCTTTTCGGAAGACTATCACCGGAGACCATCTGA
- a CDS encoding phosphoglycerate kinase gives MTFKTLDDLTDIAGRRVLVRVDLNVPVKDGQVTDTTRIERVAPTIRELSEKGAKVILLAHFGRPKGEPVAEMSLKAIAPAVEEILDQRVAFAADCIGDKAANAVADMNDGDVLLLENTRFHKGEEKNDPAFAAALAANGDLYVNDAFSAAHRAHASTEGLAHHLPAYAGRTMQAELEALEKGLGNPKRPVVAIVGGAKVSTKIDLLQNLVKKVDALVIGGGMANTFLAAQGVNVGKSLCEHDLAETAKAILAAASAAGCAIVLPEDGVVALEFKAGAEHEIVDVAAIPADRMMLDVGPKSVAAINDWISRAETLVWNGPLGAFEIPPFDKATVAAAKHAASRTRQGSLVSVAGGGDTVAALNHAEVAEDFTYVSTAGGAFLEWMEGKPLPGVDILHRQK, from the coding sequence ATGACTTTCAAGACTCTCGACGATCTCACCGACATCGCCGGCAGGCGCGTGCTCGTGCGCGTTGACCTCAACGTACCGGTCAAGGACGGTCAGGTGACCGACACCACGCGTATCGAGCGCGTTGCGCCGACCATCCGCGAGCTCTCCGAAAAAGGGGCCAAGGTCATCCTGCTCGCCCATTTCGGCCGCCCGAAGGGTGAGCCGGTTGCCGAGATGTCGCTGAAGGCGATCGCGCCCGCGGTCGAGGAGATCCTAGACCAGCGCGTCGCCTTCGCCGCCGACTGCATCGGCGACAAGGCCGCCAATGCGGTCGCCGACATGAACGACGGCGATGTGCTGCTTCTCGAGAACACCCGCTTCCACAAAGGCGAAGAAAAGAACGATCCAGCCTTCGCCGCCGCCCTTGCCGCCAATGGCGATCTCTATGTCAACGACGCCTTCTCCGCCGCCCATCGCGCCCATGCCTCGACCGAAGGCTTGGCACACCATCTTCCCGCCTATGCCGGCCGCACCATGCAAGCCGAACTCGAGGCGCTCGAAAAGGGACTCGGCAATCCGAAGCGCCCGGTCGTTGCCATTGTCGGCGGCGCCAAGGTCTCCACCAAGATCGACCTCCTGCAGAACCTGGTGAAGAAGGTCGATGCCCTGGTCATCGGCGGCGGCATGGCCAACACCTTTCTGGCCGCCCAGGGCGTAAACGTCGGCAAGTCGCTCTGCGAGCACGATCTTGCCGAGACGGCAAAGGCGATCCTCGCTGCGGCATCCGCCGCCGGCTGCGCCATCGTGCTGCCGGAAGACGGTGTCGTCGCCCTCGAGTTCAAGGCTGGTGCCGAGCACGAGATCGTCGACGTCGCGGCTATCCCCGCCGATCGGATGATGCTCGACGTCGGGCCAAAATCCGTCGCCGCCATCAATGACTGGATTTCGCGCGCCGAAACGCTCGTCTGGAACGGACCGCTCGGCGCCTTCGAAATCCCCCCCTTCGACAAGGCGACGGTCGCCGCGGCCAAGCACGCCGCCTCGCGCACCCGACAGGGCTCGCTCGTATCCGTTGCCGGCGGCGGCGACACGGTCGCAGCCCTGAACCATGCGGAAGTCGCCGAGGACTTCACCTATGTCTCGACTGCTGGCGGGGCCTTCCTCGAATGGATGGAAGGCAAACCGCTGCCGGGCGTCGATATCCTGCATCGACAAAAGTGA
- a CDS encoding class I fructose-bisphosphate aldolase, which yields MSERLEDIAVAMVANGRGLLAADESTGTIKKRFDGIGLESTEISRRDYREMLLRSDEAMRDYISGVILYEETLFQKAADGTPLVEVIKNAGSIPGIKVDTGAKPMPYFPSETITEGLDGLAGRLAKYHQAGARFAKWRGVLAISEALPTWGAVKANAHALARYAALCQEAGIVPIVEPEVLMDGAPGDHSIERSEEVTEWVLRTVFEELGDARVKLEGMILKPSMVIDGKKARKASVEDVAERTIKVLKRTVPAAVPGIAFLSGGQSTEEATAHLCAMNTAHDLPWKLTFSYGRALQQEALKAWSGKAENVAAGQRAFTHRAKMCSLAAKGSWKKDLEQAA from the coding sequence ATGAGCGAAAGACTGGAAGATATTGCGGTTGCCATGGTTGCCAATGGCCGGGGCCTGCTCGCAGCCGACGAGTCGACCGGGACGATCAAGAAGCGCTTCGACGGCATCGGACTGGAATCCACCGAAATCTCGCGCCGCGACTATCGCGAAATGCTGCTGCGATCCGACGAGGCAATGCGCGACTATATCTCCGGCGTCATTCTCTATGAGGAGACCCTGTTCCAGAAAGCCGCCGATGGCACGCCGCTCGTCGAGGTCATCAAGAACGCCGGCTCGATCCCCGGCATCAAGGTCGACACGGGCGCCAAGCCGATGCCCTATTTCCCCAGCGAAACGATCACCGAAGGCCTGGATGGTCTCGCCGGCCGGCTAGCCAAATACCATCAAGCCGGCGCCCGTTTCGCGAAGTGGCGCGGCGTCCTCGCCATTTCCGAGGCGCTTCCGACCTGGGGTGCGGTCAAGGCTAATGCGCACGCCCTCGCGCGCTATGCCGCGCTTTGCCAAGAAGCCGGGATCGTGCCGATCGTCGAACCGGAAGTGCTGATGGACGGCGCCCCCGGCGATCACTCGATCGAGCGCTCGGAAGAAGTAACCGAATGGGTGCTTCGCACGGTCTTCGAGGAGCTCGGCGACGCACGGGTCAAGCTCGAGGGCATGATCCTGAAGCCGAGCATGGTGATAGACGGCAAGAAGGCGCGCAAGGCCTCGGTCGAGGACGTCGCCGAACGCACGATCAAGGTGCTGAAGCGCACGGTGCCCGCCGCGGTCCCCGGCATCGCCTTCCTCTCCGGCGGCCAGTCGACGGAAGAGGCAACCGCCCATCTCTGCGCCATGAACACCGCGCACGACCTGCCATGGAAACTCACCTTCTCCTACGGCCGGGCGCTGCAGCAGGAGGCGCTCAAAGCCTGGAGTGGCAAGGCGGAAAACGTCGCCGCCGGTCAGCGCGCCTTCACCCATCGCGCTAAGATGTGCAGCCTCGCCGCCAAGGGCAGTTGGAAGAAGGATCTCGAACAGGCCGCTTGA
- a CDS encoding PhzF family phenazine biosynthesis protein, translating into MTSISFITVDVFTSERFAGNQLAVIPDARGLSDARMQAIAAEFGYSETSFVLPPESAENTARVRIFTPTSEVPFAGHPNVGTGFALGRQEEIFGKRPGEHLHFEEKAGLVEVTLQRKDGIVSGARIVAPKPLAVGPEIDTATVAACASLDPDALSDRHHVPVRVSVGLAFTIAEIGDIDWLSKARPNVSAFDAANARYPLAEDSFSLFLYARTREHPWRIRARMFAPLDNVIEDPATGSASAALGAYLVSRLPDADAEVELTIEQGVEMRRRSLITVSVSKKSGILGKVGVSGDCVIAMRGSIDI; encoded by the coding sequence ATGACAAGCATCTCCTTTATCACCGTCGATGTCTTCACGTCTGAGCGCTTCGCCGGAAACCAGCTTGCCGTCATCCCCGACGCGCGAGGCCTGAGCGACGCTCGGATGCAGGCGATCGCCGCGGAGTTCGGCTATTCCGAAACCAGCTTCGTCCTGCCGCCCGAAAGCGCTGAGAATACCGCTCGGGTGCGCATCTTCACGCCGACGAGCGAGGTGCCCTTTGCCGGGCATCCGAATGTCGGCACCGGCTTCGCGCTCGGACGTCAGGAGGAAATCTTCGGCAAGAGGCCGGGCGAGCATCTGCATTTTGAGGAGAAGGCGGGGCTTGTCGAAGTCACCCTGCAGCGCAAGGACGGTATCGTCAGCGGCGCACGCATTGTTGCCCCGAAACCACTCGCCGTCGGGCCCGAGATCGACACGGCGACCGTTGCGGCCTGTGCCTCGCTCGATCCCGATGCCTTGAGCGACCGCCATCACGTACCGGTGCGCGTCTCCGTCGGCCTCGCTTTCACCATCGCCGAGATCGGGGACATCGATTGGCTTTCGAAGGCGCGGCCGAATGTCAGCGCCTTTGACGCGGCGAACGCCCGCTATCCGCTGGCAGAGGACTCGTTCAGCCTGTTTCTCTACGCCCGCACCCGCGAGCATCCCTGGCGCATTCGCGCCCGCATGTTTGCGCCGCTCGACAATGTCATTGAGGATCCGGCGACGGGAAGCGCCTCGGCAGCGCTCGGCGCCTACCTCGTTTCGCGCCTGCCGGACGCGGATGCCGAAGTTGAGCTCACGATCGAGCAGGGCGTTGAAATGCGACGCCGCAGCCTGATCACGGTCAGCGTCAGCAAGAAGAGCGGCATTCTCGGTAAGGTCGGCGTCTCCGGCGACTGTGTCATTGCCATGCGCGGATCGATCGACATTTGA